A stretch of DNA from Glycine max cultivar Williams 82 chromosome 18, Glycine_max_v4.0, whole genome shotgun sequence:
aacatttgaatttaaagtGCCAAAATGAatatagtttataatttttccttaattgtcatttaaaattttatatataaattaagtatatataatttaataaaaaataaagaacttaaaaaatatttaagaattgaattataatttaagttaaatgtataattttaaattttttattattattaaaaattatttatttaactattaaaaataatccatttatattttgaataattataaaaataaagtatgaacataattacataatcaaattttaatatttatatataatatatataataataatattatatacaaattttaacTAAACAATTAAACTAATGatcataaatatatgtatatgtataacaCGGCATATGCGGGCGGGGGACAGGGGACTAAATACCCGAATCTGAAGCCATCCCCTATTTATTTAACAGGTATTCACAGGAAATTTTCcctatttgttttaataaaataccAGGTTTCTATCGCAATACCAAGTTAATATATACTACTGAGATTACCATTGAGGAAAAAGCTTTTCACAAAAATCAACACCGATCAAGAAATTTCAAAGTACAAAATGTTTCATATACCACTAGTGAAAAGCTCACAATTTGACCCCACCCCTCAATGAaaaagatttaataaaatatgtacTTCAATAATGACTAAACTTTTGAAACAAGGCCATAGAACATAAAAATACCTGTACAATGGTGACAACAGGGCATACAGATTCCAACCCTGACAGAACCAAGCACACTCAGCTGCTTCATCCATTACAAGTCATCATTCCACTTTAGAATTGGGTGGATGGATAAGCAAACTGCTCTGCCCTGGTTGCATATGTTGCACTTGTTGCTGTGATTGATGTTGCACAGCTAAATCTGTGGGAGAATGTTGCTCCTGCTCctgttgctgctgctgatgtTCTGAAGGCTGACATGATTGTTGAGATTGGATGGGTTGAGATGAAGTTTGTTTTTGAAGAGTCGGTGACTGCTGCTGCTGCCACTGCCCCCCAGAATTATGTGCATGAGAAGGTAAGCTAGTTGATAACTGTTGTGGGCCCAGCTCTTGAGTAATAGTTGGTAGCTCATTTCCAGCAGAATTTCCAACAGGTGTGCTCCCCAGAGAGCTCGCTTGAGTAACTGGATTGGGCACATTGGAATCAAATGGTGATTCTGACGTTTTCCACTGGGAGGAACAACAGTTACACTAGCTGCATCCATACAAACAGGAGACATTGCAGTGTTTGTACTGACTTGTGAAGCACGGTTTGCAGGATGTTGATCAACTTTAGGTGAATCAGATTGAGACATGCTTGACGACTCAGACTGCACCTGACAGTTTTGTTGCAGCATTCTCTGAACATTTGATTGAGTCTGATTACTTTGCTTATATGGTGGCTGAGATTGTAGCGGCAGTTGATGATGATTAGAAGCAACAGCTGGCTGTGGAGGTGATGCCATATGGCCTGCAGTAACAGACAAAACATGTCCTTCAATGCTATTATCAGAAGGAGATACCACTGGCTGAGGTTGTTTCAATGTAGTGTTTGCTGGTCCAGAATGTAGCTTTTGCTGCAACTGGGAATGATTTGAAGAATGGGCAGGAACCAATGGCTTGGATGGTTGATTTCGATTACCAGATCCAGGATATAAATTTTGACCTTGCATCACGGGCATGATTTGGTCCACTTTCTCAACAGTTTGGCTTCCTGGAGATACAGATAATCCATTTAGATGAGATGGATCCACAGAGTTGTTCTGATGGATCAACATGTTTCCTCGTCCTAGTCCTTTCAGAAGTTTTGCCTGCTGTTGAGACCGTGCATGCTGTGGCTGATTAGGATGCTGCTACCAGGCTGTGGATACTGTCGCTGCCGTTGTTTTGCTGTCTGATTAGGCAACACACTAGCACCAGGATTCCTGCTGAAACCATGTAGTAGGTGATGTTTTTGCTGTTGGTGCTGAGAAGACATGGGAGTCAATGGGGATGTTGGTGTTACAGGGGAAAGAGATACTTGCTGCGATGAATTTTGAGGTTGTGCTTGTGAACTATTTTGCAGAGGTGATGATACAGGAAGCTGGGACTGTGGCTGAGCATGTGGACTCAAAGAACTCGATGCAGCaagctgttgctgttgttggtgCTGCAGATATCGCTGCTGTTGGTGCTGCAGGTGCCGTTCCTTTGCCAATCGAATTGCATAGGCCTGTTGTGAATTAGTAGCATGATTTGGACCTTGAAGAGAATGGGGATTGCTGAGATGGGACTGTTGTTGAGATAGTTGATGTGGCTGCTGGGCATGTCCTGGGTTTGACTGAACAGGTGGTGTTGTCTGATTATTAAAGGAAGAACTCATCCCACTAAAAGCAGGAATGCCTTGGCTGTTCCCTTGTGTGACCTGCATCGGAAGTTCGGGAACCATCATTTGTCTTTGGTGTTCTTGGTTATGGCCAGGctaaagaaaatgagaagaaaaatcaTTGGTTAAAATAAACAGGATCACCATAAATGTTAATTGATGCACAAAGgcaagatcaatcaaaatagaACTGACTTGCTATGAACTTATTGCCCAACCAAGTTGAGAAACTATTGGAAACATTGTAATAACTGGGATGCTAAATTGGATGGATATTAAGTTTCATAGCCAAAAGCAGAAATTCCAACCCCAAAATGTTAATTATCACCAATAGAACCAATTAAATTCGAAGAGAGAACCAGAGCACTTCTCACCCTCATCAtatgttggttaatttgaaaatcgagataatacttggataaatctgaagtcgtgtataaacactttcagattgaatcaaattttggggttcaaccaaaattgttcaatcggataaaatcagaagattataattcaagagttttgttttggtcttgtgagtttttcacatgttatgctttctgaaccaggatgattatttataatcaaagaacaggtggttattggcggttgatggaagttatttatttttaaaaattgccgttgatggaagttttagtaacttccatgtaacttccaaccgttgatggaagttttaataacttccatgtaacttccaacctttgcctaaaccgaacatctcgttattacattaaaacaagcgtgcactcttattttaacacaataaagagatcaattacactaaaatgtccaacaaacctcccccattttagtgtaattaccgatcaaatcaccaaagtcataacataccacaaactactgcatagatgaaatatcgtgacgattgaatttcatcttagcaaattatacgtttcaaatatttgaatatcagggtgtcactaaggattgaaccctttctattcataatgaatacatgaagataatctgcacaatagtttataacattactcttgctcgacactagttttactagcctgtgtccctatccttcataagcatatcaaagccaagtcccagcttcttgaagcggctaaacttcatgcttatataggtagtccttttctttcttgcacctgcaaatgcaatttttcaaaagaaccattaagaagttatacttcaacctccttaacttgcagaaccgaacacataccttttgggatactttcgatgatgtgttccaatctctacatgttaagctttccacattgaattcagcacctaatgtcatattagatgggaattgggtatcttaacataagagatttcagatggactttaatcctaatcccacagccgacctttttacgagatctctacttaaccctttggttaaatgatcggccaaattatgTTGAGTTCTCACAAACTCCACTGATATCACACCATGCATGATTAACTCCCGAACCATGTTGTGTCTAACACCCAAGTGTCTAGACTTCCCATTATACACTTGACTATATGCCTTAGCCAAAGTTGCCTGACTATCACACCTGATAGACATGGGAGGTATAGGTTTGGGCCACAATGGAATCTCATAGATTAGATTTCTTAGCCACTCAGCTTCTTTACCAGCTGCTGCTAAagctacaaattcagattccattgttgaatttgtaatgcaggtCTGTTTCTTGGATGCCCAAGAGATAGCACCTCCTCCAAGGAGGAATACCCAACCACTTGTGGATGAATAATCCTCCATATTGGTTATCCAACTTGCATCAGAGTAACCTTCAATAACCGAAGGAAATCCAGTATATGTCAAACCATAATCAATGGTTCCCTTTAAGTATTTGAATACTCTATTCATAGCTTGCCAATGATGAGAACTAGGATTACTTGTAAACCTACTGAGTTTAGCAACAGCATAAGCTATATCAGGCCTAGTACTAATCATTGCATACATGAGTGATCCTATCGCCCTTGAGTATTCAAGTTGAGACACTGCTACACCTTTATTAGGTAATAGCTTCAGGTTAGGATCAATGGGAGTACTTACCGGAgaacaatctttaaaattaaatttctccaatATCTTCTCAATATAATGTGATTGAGAGATGGAAATACCATTATTTCCACGTTTGATCTTTATTCCTAAGATCACATCCGCCTCCCCcatatctttcatatcaaacttagaagacaaaaatgccTTAGTTTCATCAACTTGATCTTGGTCGGTACCAAAGATCAACATGTCGTCTACATACAGACAAATGATAACTCCTTTGCCATGAGTATCAAACTTGCTGTATAGACATTTATCTGCTTGGTTTATAACAAAACCACTAGACAACACAACCTCATCAAATTTTTGATGCCATTGCTTAggcgcttgtttcaagccataaagagatttcatcagtttacacaccttattttcatttcctggcataacaaacccttcaggttgtttcatgtatatctcttcatccaattcaccatttaagaatgcagttttcacatccatttggtgaatCATCAGATTGTGGATAGCAGCAAGTGCTAACAACAGTCTAATAGTGGATATcctagcaacaggagcatatgtatcgaaaaaatcaataccctccttttgcctaaagccttggataaccaatctggctttgtacttgtcaacagtaccatccactttcatctttctcctaaaGATCATCTTACATCCTAATGGCTTACATCCAGGAGGTAAGTCAACCAATTTCCAGGTATTATTTTGCATGATGGAATCCATCTCACTTTGGATTGCTTCTTTCCAGAATACAGCATCCCTTGAAGCCATTGCTTCACTAAAAGTCTTTGGGTCTTCCTCAACATTAAggcaatattgatattgaaattcaatatcatTCCTTGACCCTTCAACCAAATAGAGTTGAAAGTCATCACCAAATGACTTAGCCTTTCTTACTCTCGTACTCTTTCTAGTTTCAGTACTAGTTGAAGGTATATCCTCAATATTAACTGAGACTTTCGACATGGAATTCATGTCCTTTGGCCTAGGTATAGATGTAAACCTTTGTTCATCAAAGATAGCATCTCGTGACTCTATAACCGAGTTCACAGCAACATAATCATTAGATTCTAGCACATAGAATCTATATGCTTTAGAATGTTCAGCATATCCAATAAATATGCAATCTATACCTCTTTCACCTATGGTTTTCCTTTTAGGTTCTGTAAGCCTGACTACAGCCCTACAtccccaaattttgagataactcaaatttggtgtctttttgtgccaaagttcatatggggtaaccttattccttttgttaggaattcggttcaacaagtaacaggctgtcaacatagcctcaccccaaaatccttcacttaaacccgaataggataacatggaattcaccatttctttcaaggttctattcttcctttcggctacaccattttgttgtggtgtatagggagctgtagtttgatgtattattccagtagattgaaaataaaccggatcataatactcacctcccctatccgtacgaagagttttgattagcccattttgatgaagttctacctctttcttataaattttaaatttatcaagagcttcatcttttgtatttaataaatatacataacaataccttgatgcatcatcaataaaagtaacaagatattttttatgacctaatgatggagtagcatgcaaatcacacaaatcactatgaataaggtctaagactttagtctcacttttaacatccttaaaaggtttcctagtgatcttggtcaacatgcaagttttgcatttttcaatgttcatatcaaaaggaggaatcatacttgtttttgacatatcttttaatcttttgtaatgaacatgtcctaatctaggatgccaaatttctgattttgtcatattagttatagaactacacgaggccatacaaacagattcatgaacaaaaggaacatcaatgtttaatttaaacattccattacaacgataaccaaatccaacaaacgaaccatgtcttgacaagatgtacttgtcactttcaagtacttgcttgaaaccacaattatttaaaaccataccagacaataagttcttacgaataccaggtacaaataagacattatccaaatacaaactttttccggaagtaaaaactaaattaacacaacctaatcctaggattggttcagttgcaacattgcccatcttcacaatagagccatcatcgattggtctaaattccttgaaccaacgacgatctttgcacacatggcttgttgctcccgaatcaaaccaccaagcaacgtcatcatcctgcacatagaatgcatcagatattagtgatacataattcgaattcgtattcgaattaaaattattcactacaatctgaccttgttgcttttcaggatcattagacccacttggaccagccttgttctttcctttgaacacccggcaatccatctttaaatgaccaggtttcccacacttccaacatgataattttgtctgtttgtttggacctttgttcttatttccttgaaattttcgtttgttacctttagcattgtaattttgcttaactgttccactttcctctaccatattaacggaaAAGGAACCTGCTACGgttttatcattgactttgtcaatttcctgagccctcagcgactcctcaatcatgaaatgactgccgagttgaaccagagtcaactcttccttcatatgtttcaaggtatgcttgaagtctttccaagaagaaggcagtttatcaattatagatgaaactgcaatggattcatccattttcaaatcatgttgagtaaactgacccaaaatccgcagcagttcattatattgctccataacaggcctcgaatcaatcattttgtaattaaagaaattactaactaagaatttgttacttgaggcatcttctgccatatacttggattcaagagagtcccataattccttagcagactcaacattttgataaatatcaaagagagagtcagacataccgttcagaatgtgtccacgacaaatgtaatcgtcgttctcccatttcgaacgcttccttgtttgatccagagtttcgccttccatatacaccggcatcggtgtactcagcacatacaccacattcaatgttgtcaagagaaagtgcatcttcttctgccatcttctgaaatcctgcccttcaaacttgtccaacttcgcaaacttgcttgtcatcttcgaactatcgttcgtcatctcgaaagatttgattcaatcttttgttggttaatttgaaaatcgagataatacttggataaatctgaagtcgtgtataaacactttcagattgaatcaaatttcggggttcaaccaaaattgttcaatcggataaaatcagaagattataattcaagagttttgttttggtcttgtgagtttttcacatgttatgctttctgaaccaggatgattatttataatcaaagaacaggtggttattggcggttgatggaagttatttatttttaaaaattgccgttgatggaagttttagtaacttccatgtaacttccaaccgttgatggaagttttaataacttccatgtaacttccaacctttgcctaaaccgaacatctcgttattacattaaaacaagcgtgcactcttattttaacacaataaagagatcaattacactaaaatgtccaacatcATATGTACAGTCTCCCGAGGTCTCAGCATTGAGTTTCCTTGTCCAGCACCAACTCCAGCATGCATATTTACAGGGCTTGGAATCCCCACCATACTAGAAGAAGGCATGCCTCCAGAACTAAGCATAGATGATGATGGCACTCTCTGAAACCCTGGTCTAATGCTTCTGTTAATCCCACCCCAACATGCCCATACCATTTCCACCAGGCAACATTCGCACACCACCAAGATCACTTCCTGAAAGAGATCCAGGAACAGACATGGTAGATTGCGGCATGTTTCTGCTAGATATCATCTGATTATATTGTTGTATTCTCTTCTGTTCGTCAACTGATAAAGGTGGAGTTCGTGAAACTCCATATCTACTATCCCTGAAAACACATGCAGTCCCTAGCATTGAATAACTAAttatgtgtatttaataattgcATGGCAAGAATCTCCAGTTATAAAATGTGCTAACCTGGCAGGGGCTGCCAATGGACCAGATGATGTT
This window harbors:
- the LOC102664182 gene encoding chromatin modification-related protein EAF1 B-like isoform X2; translated protein: MVWACWGGINRSIRPGFQRVPSSSMLSSGGMPSSSMVGIPSPVNMHAGVGAGQGNSMLRPRETVHMMRVTQGNSQGIPAFSGMSSSFNNQTTPPVQSNPGHAQQPHQLSQQQSHLSNPHSLQGPNHATNSQQAYAIRLAKERHLQHQQQRYLQHQQQQQLAASSSLSPHAQPQSQLPVSSPLQNSSQAQPQNSSQQVSLSPVTPTSPLTPMSSQHQQQKHHLLHGFSRNPGASVLPNQTAKQRQRQYPQPGSSILISHSMHGLNSRQNF
- the LOC102664182 gene encoding chromatin modification-related protein EAF1 B-like isoform X1 encodes the protein MVWACWGGINRSIRPGFQRVPSSSMLSSGGMPSSSMVGIPSPVNMHAGVGAGQGNSMLRPRETVHMMRPGHNQEHQRQMMVPELPMQVTQGNSQGIPAFSGMSSSFNNQTTPPVQSNPGHAQQPHQLSQQQSHLSNPHSLQGPNHATNSQQAYAIRLAKERHLQHQQQRYLQHQQQQQLAASSSLSPHAQPQSQLPVSSPLQNSSQAQPQNSSQQVSLSPVTPTSPLTPMSSQHQQQKHHLLHGFSRNPGASVLPNQTAKQRQRQYPQPGSSILISHSMHGLNSRQNF